The nucleotide window GTAAATTTGGCGAGGTTCTTGTAAGGGCCAATATCCCTTAAAATAGAGCCTTCAATTTCAAAAATTCCATAAGGATCATGGTGCCTTATCTCCCTTTGAGCTGGAATTCTTCCTTTCCTAATAGAACTGCCATCTATCTCAAAGCTTCCTGATCTTAGCAGTAAGTTGGCAGATTTTGACAGGTTGCTGGATTTTTCTAGATCCAATGCTCGCGATGTCCTTGATAATCTTAAGAAAATACAGATCAAGAAATTCAATATTTTCTCAGATAACTTGTTCGGATGGTACTTTCCAGCATTCTGGTCTGTTAAATTTATGGTTGAAGAAGGTTCTCTGAATAGCCTGAGTACATTTTCCACATCTGTGTTCtggagaagggaaaaaaaaaaacatagtcaTAAACTAAAATATTGACTCTATAAAATTGGAACACAGACATGTATTTCAAGCATTCCAGATTGCAATAGCAGAAAATTATTCAAAGAACAGTGAGAACCACTGTTACATGTAAGAATTTTCTTTTATCATGAATCTCTAAAAAAATACCATCAAGTAAACaaattttaaactctttgtgacaGAATATTACAATTCTGTGATGATTTTTACGAAGGTAAGACTTGCCACCCACTTATTTAAATCAAGTTAACAGAAACTCTGACTGTTAGTGAGAATTATGGCTCAATTTCTGTTCTTATTTAGGAAATAGATAGAGCACGATAGTAAATATTGATCAACTAGCTTTATGTATATACAAGCATCCTTCTAAGTGTAAACCATAATTAAAACAATATAACATGTTCATGACAACAATCTTTTCCATATATTATGTTTCTCCTTTTTTGGTCATAAGATAGTAATATCATAGATCAAAAATTGAAACTAAAACAATACAGTGTAATGCAAAAAAACTAGACTTACTTGGTTTGTTGGATACTTTCCTGGCAACTTAATTGAGGATGCCTTCTCTGTCCTTCCATTTTTCCTTGAAGCCCTCTCTTTAATTTCCACCGTGCTTTGGTTTTCATTATGGTTGTCAGACCTATTTAAGCTTCCAACATTTCCTTTCTTGACGAAACCATTAACTAAATAGTCTCCTTTTATTGCCTGGTTTATAAAGAACAAAGGTTTGGTTTCTAGTGCTATCTTTCGTGATAATTTGTCATTAGGCACATCCAAATTGGTATCCGACATATTGCTTGGAGGTTCAATTACATTCCTGTTTGCATGCCTATATTCATAAACTTTAGGGGTCTCTTCTTCGTGAGCTTCTCGCATGTTTGATAGGCTTTCTTGAGCTTTACTTATTTCATGTTCAAGTCGAACTATCTCCTCTTCCACCATGACAACTTCTGCCAGAAGTTCCTTTGTCTGTGCAAAGTCAAATAAGGAGTTCTCAGCAGCCAAataatttgatatatttatatTCCTCTTAAGTGGAAAAAGAATCAACAGCTTATAATTGCTATTTAAACAAGTTAACAGTAGTCAAATGTTGAGCTTGGAAGGAAGATGTACCCTTCTTGGAAGGAAACTTGGGATCTGAAGGGTTGATTGAGTTTTTGGTGGAAGCATAGCATGCTCCAAAACTTCGTGCAttttctcttcatttcggagcatCCTCTGCAGTTCAGCCACCTGGAAATCAAACCAGTCATCTTCAACACAATGAATCCCAAACTCTGAgcaaatcattttaatagcacaCTGTCTTACTGGTTGGACATATACTATAGTAGAGACAGCATCAGAGAAACtaaagaaaagaagggaagagcacACCAATTCCTTAGCCCCTTGGTTGGAACAgggagaaaataaatatttgatttaaattatccctCCTCTCTAATTTTTTCCAACTTAAGGGAGAAAGAAAAACATGatctcaagaagaaaaaaagacaTTTTTTGTTTACTTTCCCACTCAATTCTTTGTCGTTTTATCctctgtttcttttctttttgccccAATGCTTGATATAGACAAAGTACAATAAGAACGGAGTCCTAAGTGTTGTTCTATTAGCTTCTACCCTAAAAGGACCTCTTTTTGTATGTGTGCGCTATTAGGAACTCACCTCCTTTTCAAGCTCTAACCTTCGATGTTGGATACTGTTGCTCTGCTTTCCCTGCATGTAGACGAAATGGACGAATCAAACAGTGCTTAGATTCGTGGCCACTGAACCACAGAACGCTTACCACGGCATGGGCAGCAAGGACTGCGACACGACCGTCGTCGCCGAACGCCATGAGGTGGTTGCAGCAGGGAGAGCCACAACTTGGGCCGAGTGCAGCATCCCGAACTGCCACTTAAAGAGGGCAGCGGGCGGTGGCGCTGTTGGTGGATGGTGTTCTGGTAGGAGGAGGCTTGTAGCTCAAGGAAGAAGAGTGGAGTCGGGCGTTCACTGGAAGATGGAAGGGAGCTTTCGAGGAGGTTGGCCTCCGAGGCTTCTTTGCTTCGCTTATAATGTCAGCTTTGCGGAGGTTTGGCTTCTCGTCACCATTCAGAGGCATGATTTTAATTGGGCTTTAATTGGGCTTTAGTTAGCGGATAAAAATCTTGGGTTCTCGAATGTTCTACGGACTCCGCCCCGTCTCTTCCCCCATGCCCTCAAAACCCCTCCCTATTAAACCTGAAACCCTCCTCTCTTCTCCCAACCTTATCCTAAGGGCTTCCTCTTTCTCAGCGAGCTTCGCTCTCCTATCTCCTCTTCGAAATGGCTTCCGCCAACGCTATCTCCACCGCCTCCATCCTCCGCTCCGCGTCCCCCCGCCAGGTTCCCAATCTTTCCCCTCGTCGTAGGGCGCAACGAACCCAGTCTCTTGGTGTTTCGGGGCTGATCTGGGGAGATGATTCTGTTCTTTTGACTgagatttattttgttttttggtGGAATAGGAGAGCCTGGGAAGGAGAGTAAGCCAGAGGCATGGGCATGGGTACGAAggccgccggaagctcgtcgtgcGGGCCATGGCTAAGGACATTGCCTTCGATCAGAATTCCAGGTCGTCGCTCCAGGCCGGCGTCGAGAAGCTCGCCAATGCTGTCGGTGTTACCCTCGGCCCTAGAGGTGCTCGGTGAACCTCCCTTTAATTCCTTTGCTATGGGTTCTTTGAGTTATTTGAGGTTTTGTGGTTATAATCCGTCGTGGTTTTTGCGTCTGACGCCCTGAGTGCTATGAGACTCGTCAGCTTGAGGAATTAAGTGTTATTGTTCGTTAATATATGTGTATACCTGTATACGTTAGGGATTGGTCCTTTAAGGGAAAAAGGCTTCATTTTCTAGCTGTTACATGCATTTGCCATTATTTCTGACATGACTTTTAAAGCGCCATGTTTTCATAGTTCACTAGTTGTTTTACTGTGGCTTCTGATATCTGTTAGTGAAATTTGTAGTAAAAAGAACAACTAAAAGTTTGAGGTTTTGTTTGTTGATTGCGTTTTTTTTTGCGGATACCTGTGTGGTTGGAGCTTTTCGGTTATATCTAAGTTTAACATCGGATAATGATTTCAGGGAGGAATGTCGTGTTGGATGAGTATGGGGCTCCAAAAGTGGTCAATGATGGGGTAACTATTGCTCGTGCCATTGAGCTCGCAGATCCAATGGAGAATGCTGGTGCAGCATTGATTCGTGAGGTATTCAAATTGTTATCTGGATGCATATCTTAGTATGTAAAATAGCTTCTTTGTGTACTTGAGATCCTTGTATAAAGACAGGGTATGGAATGtaaattatgtttttcttttaaatGTAAGGTTGCTAGCAAGACAAATGACTCAGCTGGAGATGGCACCACAACTGCATCAGTTCTTGCACGTGAAATTATTAAGTTaggtttgttgagtgttacttctGGTGCAAATCCTGTCTCCATCAAGAAAGGAATTGATAAGACTGTTAGTGGTCTGGTGGAAGAGCTTGAGAAGAAAGCCCGGCCTGTAAAAGGACGAAATGACATCAAAGGTCATATTTTTGCTTGTGTGCATCTTGTTTCTCCATGTTAATATTCTTTATTCTTTGCTTTTATCTACACCTTTGTGAAGCTGTTGCTCATATCAATTAGAAGGATTAAACACTGTTAAAGTTTTATAgattctctcttttttctttagtATGATTGTTCATTGAAGATATATTATTTGCTGTTGTAGCCATTGCAACGATCTCTGCCGGTAACGATGAATTTATAGGAACCATGATTGCTGATGCTATTGATAAAGTCGGTCCAGATGGTGTTCTTTCTATTGAGTCGTCATCATCGTTTGAGACCACAGTTGATGTGGAAGAAGGGATGGAGGTTagtttaattattaaatattgtggaccttcttctcttctttttggtgTGTTGAGGCCTGAAGTTTTGTGCAAGATTTGAAGCCTTTAATTCCTGCTTTTGTTTTGTGCAGATTGACCGAGGCTACATCTCGCCGCAGTTTGTGACAAATCCTGAGAAGTTACTTGTTGAGTTTGAAGATGCAAAAGTTCTAGTGACTGATCAGAAGATTTCAACAATAAAGGAGATTATACCTTTGCTGGAGAAAACCACCCAACTGAGAACCCCTCTTCTCATTATTGCCGAAGATGTTACTGGTGAGGCTTTGGCAACTCTAGTTGTGAATAAGCTTCGAGGTATTCTGAATGTTGCTGCAATCAAAGCTCCTGGGTTTGGTGAAAGAAGGAAGGCTCTTCTTCAAGATATTGCCATTGTAACAGgtattctttgaatttgcttactTAATTGTGTGTTGATGTCCTGTACTTCGTTACTGTTACTACAATTGGGATTTAGCTGTCAACTTTGTTTAGCACCTGTCATATTCTcatttatgaattatttagaatcatttgttctataaaaaaaattctaaacctAATGAGGGCCTGAGACAGTCTATGAATGGCATATGGTAACTTTAATGGATTTTCTTTTAGGGCACTTGGGTACTGAGCCAGCTATCACAGGGTCAGAAAATTTCTGTTGGATTTAAAGCTGATAATTTGTCTAAAACCAACTTTGTACACAAACTTTTATCCGTTGCCCATCTTATCTAGTTATTATATGCCATTAGCTTTGAtttgtttacatttctatttgttGTTTGAAAACCCTCCTCTAGTATTGCCTTCAGGGCAAGCAAAATTATAATTGCATTCCTCAACTTGCATGTTACTTTTTCCCCCTCTTGAATTCATGGATTTGGATTATTGTGATTTCTGCATACTGGTCATATATGCCAAACTGATTTGGTATGCCTTACTTTGGTTTTGAGAGTATCTGGTTATTTAGGTAAATAAAATGACTTTCTAGTTGAGAGTTaattaattcatttttttttaaatgatagctGTCTTGTATCCTTTGACTACTCAGTTCTTTATTTTTCTCCCAATAGAACTGAAAGTTTATATTCTCCTTTCATTGTCACCAAGAGACTGCTACATTTGATAATTTAATTGTTGTCTTTTTGAAGCATTCTTTTTTACATTTATCTCTGCTGTTCTATTTCTTATCCAAGTATCAAACTAGGACCATTTTCTAACCAGCATCTGAATATTACTTATTGCTTTTCCTGTTTGGTGTTTATTTTTCGATCATATGGCAAAAGGTAGTTGACAAGCTTAAACTGATACAACATTTGACAGACGATGCACTTAATACTTCTGTAATGATGATTTAACCATTAGTTGtactattttcttcttttgagttACCCGAAACTCAATGCTTTTGAAAATCGAAATgctattattttttcttatttctggCCATCTATTGTGCTGTCTTTTGTTTAGGAGCTGAATTCCAAGCCAAAGATCTTGGCTTACTGATTGAAAACGTATCGGTTGAGCAACTGGGAACAGCAAGGAAGATCACAATTGCCCAGACTTCTACTACCATTATTGCTGATGCAGCATCCAAGGATGAGATTCAGGCCAGAATTGCCCAGTTGAAAAAGGAGCTTGCTGAGACAGACTCGGTGTATGATTCTGAGAAGCTAGCCGAGAGGATTGCTAAGCTCTCAGGTGGTGTGGCAGTTATAAAGGTCGGTGCTGCAACGGAGACAGAACTCGAAGACCGCAAGCTCAGAATTGAGGATGCCAAGAATGCCACTTTTGCTGCTATAGAGGAAGGCATAGTTCCTGGTGGAGGTGCTGCGCTGGTTCACCTCTCTACCACTGTACCTGCCATCAAAGACAAGATTGAAGATGCAGATGAGCGCATTGGAGCTGACATTGTGCAAAAAGTAAGTCATGGTATTATTACATTCAAGCTTCTTCTCCTACAGATTCATCAAACTCCAATCATCATCTGTGGACCAGACTTCAAGTATTTTCTTTCATAATTTAGACTAATTTGCGATTGTACAGGCACTGGTGGCACCTGCAGCTTTGATTGCAGACAATGCAGGTGTAGAAGGGGAAGTTGTGGTAGAGAAAATTAAGGACAGCGAATGGGAGATTGGTTACAATGCTATGACCGACAAGTACGAAAATCTAGTGGAAGCTGGAGTTATCGATCCAGCTAAAGTGACACGGTGTGCCCTGCAAAATGCTGCATCTGTTGCTGGAATGGTGTTGACGACACAGGCGATTGTCGTGGATAAGCCTAAGCCAAAGGCTCCTGTGGCTGGACCAGCTGAAGGAAGTCTCGCCATCTAATCATTCTTATGTGGCCTTGCAGAATTAGGTTACATGTTATATTTGGATGCCACTCTTGGAGCATTTTTTTCAAAGTTCGGTTATCGGTTCCATCATCGACATTTTTGTGCTGCCTTTTTACCTTTGATGTCATAACCTCTCGAGATTATGTTTGAAAAAGTAGGGAAAGGTCTATTGATGTTGTCTggaaaaatatttgatgtttgttATCTCAACAGCTGAAGCTTGAAATGTGAATGTGCAACGTCGTCTCATCGGCGAAGCTTACGGACACTACTCTATCAGATAGGAAGGTACCCATCTCCATATCAATAGGAAGGTACAATGAATAAGATCGTAAACATCAAAAAGTCAACTTCCTAGTAGTTATACCATGATACTCATGTCTTTAGAACTAACTATCATCATAGATACTGTTAGGCACATCAACACTTAACTCTtttgttgacaagagaagaaccaaTCAAATCTTGAAGAAGCCAACATGTATTGTCCGTTTCATCATACTGCAATGCATAATGGCAGTGTAGGCAAGTGTCTTGATCCAAAGTAATTAAGCTTTAAGCTAAGTCTTCTTTCATTTCCAATATGGACTTACCATAGATATTATAGTTTCTCTCACTTAAGGACCTGAATCAAATCTTAGCAACATATATATGAGACTTTGTCCAATGGTGACTGATGTATCTCTGACCTTATCTACCTGGTAACCTACTCTGCAAGGTATTGATTGCATTTGCTTGTATAAGAATTGTAACATATCCTATATATAATAGTTTCATGGTAATTAGCCTCTTTTGTTTTGTATGGCTAAGATAAGAGAGTTTACGTAACTATGATGGAGGTTATGTAATAGCAATCCCATAGTCACAAAAACTGTaaatttgtgatgaaaatattaGAACTATAATGATGGAGATGTGTCATATAGTAAAACTTAAGCTTTACATGCATTACTACTACCATGAACATGTAACAAATCTAAAAATTTTCACATAGTGAAGAATGCGTGTAATATGAATCACAAAATAAGTATAAGTTTGGTAATTTACTGTACAAATGATGGTGCATGTGGTGGTCAATCTATGTCAAGCCATTGTATATTTGTTAGAGCATTATAATCTTGATGTTAGTGGTGATAGAGAGCTTCTCAGAGTCTTGTCGTCGAGCTTCTcagggtcttatcgtcgctctgataccaattgataagaccctaaagtcttatcgtaaaataaataaaaaaaatgataaggctctgataccaaatgataatatcctaaagtcttatcgtcgctccgataccaattgataagaccttaaggtcttatcgtggaagaaagaggagaaaatgataataattatttcgagggggatcgacctccttaatcacttcgaggggatcgactttAGACACTTTTCAAgcaagcatgcatgcatgcattttgAAGAGTTCATCACATGTGATCTTCAAAAACTGAATTTATATCTTCAAAAACTTCAAGAAATAAGTGCGAAATTAATGGGTATTTGTCAGTGTGAACTAATGCATTTTAGTAAATCATCTGAGGAATCAGATGATGCAAATGTTCAGCAATTACTTCTGTGCAGAAGGACAGGAACTATTGCTGCACGCAAGAACAAGCAGTCGACTTGTTACTGTTTAGAAGTGCTAATTAGGATGTTTGCTCATTGTACATTTTAAGTCAGACTTGTTAAACCAAAAACCTATTGAATCAAGCAATGCTAAATACCAAGCCATTGTTGTCACATGTGTACTAACCTGTGTTATTGCAGATGTACCTGCAGGTCATGtgggttagagagagagagagagagagagagagagagagagagaagggtgcTTGAAGGCAATAAAGCATGAAGATTCAGCTTGTGCAAACCATTTATTGTACTTCAAATGGAGGAATGGAGTATATACCTTTGGAATATGTGTTGTGTAAATGTTAATCTACAAAATGGCTTGTGAGAGTCTGGTAGATTTCTAATAAGTGATCAGGAGTGATGTCAATTGCTGGACATCTCAGTAAATGATATCCCTGAGAGTTGTCCTCACTGAAGCTTACAACTTACCAGAGGAGGTTTGATATTAGATTCTGAAACTATGTTATCAGAGGAGGTTTGATGAAGCATCAAAATCAAAGGAAACAAGAACCATTCCAGAAAATATATTCTTCAGATCATATGGTAATTATCCTGCCATCTCCTCTGAATTATAAGGTTAATTAATGGCATTTTTCAGGGAACAATTAGTACCTGTGTTTGCATGCAATGTTGTGATCCGTTAGAACGGTAGATTGAGACGCAAACTGGAAAAGAGAAAGCAAATACAATGGCTGATTGCTTGTCATGGAGGCAAACATACTGTCCGCACTCCACGCAGCAGCCAGCCACAGCCTTTTCCTGGGATTAGTCGCTTATTGCCGATGCAGCATCATCAAGATTCTCATTTGGAATCATAGCTTGACGACGCAATTTATGTGAATCTTGAAGATGATGCACCCGCAAACATCGACTGCTCTCAACCATTAATGACCCTCAAACGCTCCAGAAAGCGAGGCGGACCCGAGAACGAAGACATTGTagacagagagggagagagggggtGTGAGGCGTGTGGATAGGACGGATTAATGGGTGAAAGCATCTCTGGATTTGGATCAAAACGATCCCATGAAAAACTAAGTACAGATCTTTGCACATGATTAAGACGTAGAGATCAATATTGGTTCTGGCCGCCACAAACATCTCGCTGGAGCagataagaagaagaaagaagagtgcAAAGATCAGATTGATCTTCCGGTTTGAAGTGGGTCTTACTGGTTAGAGAAAAGACTGCGCATGTGAAAGGAACTATGTGCTGCCGGTCAACGCAGGAAGAAGACTAGAAGAACTTGATCGAGTAAACGCATTGCAGCCACAGAACCTGAAACCCGATCccagagatgagagagagagagagagagagagactggttTATCTCTAGCTTTGGGGTGTGGCCTTCATTGCCATGGGAAGGAAAGATCTTAAGAATGAGGACTATGTTTCTACCAATTTTGTCCGACACCATCTAAGCTACCTGTCATATGATTGGAGAAAACTTCGGGACCCATCTTCGAATCCAATAACCATGCAGAAGGGAGATTCATGTAAATGATGTGAGTGATCTGATCGGAAGATTCACCCTTTGTCACCCCTGAAACATTGCAGGGTTGACGTCGCGTGATTCATATGCTTGTGTGAGGCGACGAACCCACGGCAATTTTCGCTGATGATTCGATCAGCTAACTCAAAGTAactgaagaagaaaagaagatgatgatgaagatggaCGGCTGACCTCCCTaaattgatctctctctctctctctctctctctctctcgagtttATATGAACTCCAGCGTGAGTAGGGTTTAAGGGAACAGCTGCACAGTGGCCATAGCTTTGGAAACATTAAACAGCATCAAGCCGAGCACCATCAATAACCCGTAAACTATCTCCATCTCTATCTTTCTTCAAGTGACGCACGATCTCCCTCGTCTTGCACTCATgagcgaggaagaagaagatccaCCGGGCGTGTTGATGTTGGGTACTGAACATTCTGTGGCACTCTTTTCCATGTTGTAAGCAACACTAGTTCGCATCCGTGGCTCTCTCGTTAACTCCTTTGGACGTGGATTGGAGCTGGACCACGTAGAGTATAGTCTACCTTGGACCACGGACAATGCTCTACTGGCAGTGGTGCCAAACTGCGTTCTTGCCTGCAATTATCATTGTACTGAGTCGTAAGTCGCAAGTGAGatgcagaggaagaggaagaccaTCGGACTTGGCAGCTTTGACGTTTCTTGCACTCGCGTGTTCATCGATGACCTCGCAGAACACGCTCATACAGCgaacgagcgagagagagagagagagagagagagagagagagagagagagagagagagagatggtgccATTGCTGTGCAGCACGAAGCGTGTGCTCTGAGAGCACCATATATGATATCACGGGAATCACACCTCAGCTTACATATGTCCGTCATCAAGCATCCTATGACTCGAAATTTCGAACATTTCTTAAGAAGATACGGCAATCAATGGAGAAAACGTAGAATGTCGATCAACACAGGGAAAAGGATAGTTACTTTAATCGTCCAAAGACGGGCAGCTGCGGCTTGAGATGATTCGTATCAGCGCAGCGTACCGAAAGCCCAGCCTCGATCGTCGCAAGCCGGGCCGATGGGCCGAACACCATGAAATTTATCAGGGTGACGTTGCCCTCTCGCGTGGGGCCCATTCGTGAGATCGGGGATCGCTGACAtcacccctttgacgtgtctcttcTCTGATTTGCTTGTTagaattatctttttttaatattaattatataattcttTCACAACTCTTTGGACATTATTAGAActgtatcttttttattttaatatatattattcttTAATCGAAAAATCGGTGACTGATAGACTTGAGCTCTCTCCACAATAATAACCCCCAGCAGATCGCCTCTCCTATCTGTAAGtgcgaactctctctctctctctctctctctccctgaaAGATGACGCCGATCCATTCCCGCAATCCCTCGTTCCTCATCTCCCTCTCGTTCCTCAACTCCCTCCTCTGCCTTATCGATGTGTGTGTAAGTTTGGGTTCTTCCCATCCTACACCTCCCCCTCTTCCCATTGCGCCGCTGCCCTCCGCCGCGCAGCTCCGGTGGCAGCTGGGCGAGATGGCTCTCTTCCTCCACTTCGGCCCCAACACCTTCACCGACTCTGAGTGGGGCTCCGGCCACGCACCCCCCTCCGTCTTCCGCCCGGGCTCCCTCGACGCCCGCCAGTGGGCGCGGACCGCTGCCGCTGGCGGATTCGCCCGGGTGGTCCTCACCGCCAAGCACCACGATGGATTCTGTCTATGGCCCTCCGCCTATACTGACTACTCCGTCCGGTCGAGCCCCTGGCGCGCTGGCCGGGGCGACGTGGTGGCGGAGCTGGCGGCTGCCGCGAGGGAGTATGGGATCGGCATGGGCGTCTACCTCTCCCCGTGGGATCGGCACGATCCGTCCTATGGGAGCACGGTGAAGTACAATGAGTATTATCTGGGGCAGATGACCGAGTTGCTGACCAAGTATGGGAATTCCTGTTGCTTCTCTACCGTTTAATTGCTTCTCTTAACAAAGATCTTGGCTCAAGGTCGTAGCTTTCGCAAATTTGAGGTTCCTGATCAAAATTCATCTTTTTTCTGCGTTTCTTTTGTGTATTATGTCACTTTATGTCATATATACAAGATAATTTCCCTGCTTTCCTTCA belongs to Musa acuminata AAA Group cultivar baxijiao chromosome BXJ1-11, Cavendish_Baxijiao_AAA, whole genome shotgun sequence and includes:
- the LOC103972095 gene encoding uncharacterized protein LOC103972095 isoform X3, whose protein sequence is MAFGDDGRVAVLAAHAVGKQSNSIQHRRLELEKEVAELQRMLRNEEKMHEVLEHAMLPPKTQSTLQIPSFLPRRTKELLAEVVMVEEEIVRLEHEISKAQESLSNMREAHEEETPKVYEYRHANRNVIEPPSNMSDTNLDVPNDKLSRKIALETKPLFFINQAIKGDYLVNGFVKKGNVGSLNRSDNHNENQSTVEIKERASRKNGRTEKASSIKLPGKYPTNQNTDVENVLRLFREPSSTINLTDQNAGKYHPNKLSEKILNFLICIFLRLSRTSRALDLEKSSNLSKSANLLLRSGSFEIDGSSIRKGRIPAQREIRHHDPYGIFEIEGSILRDIGPYKNLAKFTSSSLDHKDISYSLPLLKKLRLHEVDLRSLRHQEKLAFWINVYHTCIMHGFLELGMPSNPEMVQVVKDKVLLDVGGSKLNARAIEHLILRRPLNYNETEWKEVQEDYKKVIRRNYGLEHSDPNIVFALCSACKSSPAVRIYTADGVTGELEKSKLDYLQASIAVTANRRVMIPHFLFSKMHDFATDLDSLAEWIIKQLPTFWPLRKSMLECFKGHTDGKISHMVDVIPNDSEFQYLLRV
- the LOC103972095 gene encoding uncharacterized protein LOC103972095 isoform X2, which translates into the protein MAFGDDGRVAVLAAHAGKQSNSIQHRRLELEKEVAELQRMLRNEEKMHEVLEHAMLPPKTQSTLQIPSFLPRRTKELLAEVVMVEEEIVRLEHEISKAQESLSNMREAHEEETPKVYEYRHANRNVIEPPSNMSDTNLDVPNDKLSRKIALETKPLFFINQAIKGDYLVNGFVKKGNVGSLNRSDNHNENQSTVEIKERASRKNGRTEKASSIKLPGKYPTNQNTDVENVLRLFREPSSTINLTDQNAGKYHPNKLSEKILNFLICIFLRLSRTSRALDLEKSSNLSKSANLLLRSGSFEIDGSSIRKGRIPAQREIRHHDPYGIFEIEGSILRDIGPYKNLAKFTSSSLDHKDISYSLPLLKKLRILISRLHEVDLRSLRHQEKLAFWINVYHTCIMHGFLELGMPSNPEMVQVVKDKVLLDVGGSKLNARAIEHLILRRPLNYNETEWKEVQEDYKKVIRRNYGLEHSDPNIVFALCSACKSSPAVRIYTADGVTGELEKSKLDYLQASIAVTANRRVMIPHFLFSKMHDFATDLDSLAEWIIKQLPTFWPLRKSMLECFKGHTDGKISHMVDVIPNDSEFQYLLRV
- the LOC103972095 gene encoding uncharacterized protein LOC103972095 isoform X4, which gives rise to MAFGDDGRVAVLAAHAVGKQSNSIQHRRLELEKEVAELQRMLRNEEKMHEVLEHAMLPPKTQSTLQIPSFLPRRTKELLAEVVMVEEEIVRLEHEISKAQESLSNMREAHEEETPKVYEYRHANRNVIEPPSNMSDTNLDVPNDKLSRKIALETKPLFFINQAIKGDYLVNGFVKKGNVGSLNRSDNHNENQSTVEIKERASRKNGRTEKASSIKLPGKYPTNQNTDVENVLRLFREPSSTINLTDQNAGKYHPNKLSEKILNFLICIFLRLSRTSRALDLEKSSNLSKSANLLLRSGSFEIDGSSIRKGRIPAQREIRHHDPYGIFEIEGSILRDIGPYKNLAKFTSSSLDHKDISYSLPLLKKLRILISRLHEVDLRSLRHQEKLAFWINVYHTCIMHGFLELGMPSNPEMVQVLLDVGGSKLNARAIEHLILRRPLNYNETEWKEVQEDYKKVIRRNYGLEHSDPNIVFALCSACKSSPAVRIYTADGVTGELEKSKLDYLQASIAVTANRRVMIPHFLFSKMHDFATDLDSLAEWIIKQLPTFWPLRKSMLECFKGHTDGKISHMVDVIPNDSEFQYLLRV
- the LOC103972095 gene encoding uncharacterized protein LOC103972095 isoform X1 — translated: MAFGDDGRVAVLAAHAVGKQSNSIQHRRLELEKEVAELQRMLRNEEKMHEVLEHAMLPPKTQSTLQIPSFLPRRTKELLAEVVMVEEEIVRLEHEISKAQESLSNMREAHEEETPKVYEYRHANRNVIEPPSNMSDTNLDVPNDKLSRKIALETKPLFFINQAIKGDYLVNGFVKKGNVGSLNRSDNHNENQSTVEIKERASRKNGRTEKASSIKLPGKYPTNQNTDVENVLRLFREPSSTINLTDQNAGKYHPNKLSEKILNFLICIFLRLSRTSRALDLEKSSNLSKSANLLLRSGSFEIDGSSIRKGRIPAQREIRHHDPYGIFEIEGSILRDIGPYKNLAKFTSSSLDHKDISYSLPLLKKLRILISRLHEVDLRSLRHQEKLAFWINVYHTCIMHGFLELGMPSNPEMVQVVKDKVLLDVGGSKLNARAIEHLILRRPLNYNETEWKEVQEDYKKVIRRNYGLEHSDPNIVFALCSACKSSPAVRIYTADGVTGELEKSKLDYLQASIAVTANRRVMIPHFLFSKMHDFATDLDSLAEWIIKQLPTFWPLRKSMLECFKGHTDGKISHMVDVIPNDSEFQYLLRV
- the LOC103972095 gene encoding uncharacterized protein LOC103972095 isoform X5 gives rise to the protein MAFGDDGRVAVLAAHAVGKQSNSIQHRRLELEKEVAELQRMLRNEEKMHEVLEHAMLPPKTQSTLQIPSFLPRRTKELLAEVVMVEEEIVRLEHEISKAQESLSNMREAHEEETPKVYEYRHANRNVIEPPSNMSDTNLDVPNDKLSRKIALETKPLFFINQAIKGDYLVNGFVKKGNVGSLNRSDNHNENQSTVEIKERASRKNGRTEKASSIKLPGKYPTNQNTDVENVLRLFREPSSTINLTDQNAGKYHPNKLSEKILNFLICIFLRLSRTSRALDLEKSSNLSKSANLLLRSGSFEIDGSSIRKGRIPAQREIRHHDPYGIFEIEGSILRDIGPYKNLAKFTSSSLDHKDISYSLPLLKKLRILISRLHEVDLRSLRHQEKLAFWINVYHTCIMHGFLELGMPSNPEMVQVVKDKVLLDVGGSKLNARAIEHLILRRPLNYNETEWKEVQEDYKKVIRRNYGLEHSDPNIVFALCSACKSSPADIHS